One stretch of Podospora bellae-mahoneyi strain CBS 112042 chromosome 2, whole genome shotgun sequence DNA includes these proteins:
- the GLN1_2 gene encoding glutamate--ammonia ligase (BUSCO:EOG09262MXH; COG:F; EggNog:ENOG503NVDA) has translation MADPSHITYTENLQKFLRLPQGGKIIAEYIWVDSEGGVRSKSRTLDAKDTDYTPAELPMWNFDGSSTGQAPGENSDIYLQPVAVFPDPFRGTPNILVLAECLNNDGTPNKYNHRHECAKLMEAHAEHKPWFGLEQEYTLLDLNDRPYGWPKNGYPAPQGPYYCGVGAGKVVMRDIVEAHYKCCLYAGVKISGTNAEVMPAQWEYQVGPCEGIEMGDHLWLSRFLLHRVAEEFGAKVSFDPKPIPGDWNGAGLHSNFSTKEMREEGGMKHIEAAIKKLESRHAEHIAVYGEGNEKRLTGRHETGSIDTFSYGVANRGASIRIPRECAAKGYGYFEDRRPASNADPYQITGIIMETCFGAVSE, from the exons ATG GCCGACCCATCACATATCACCTACACGGAGAACTTGCAAAAGTTCCTCCGTCTGCCTCAGGGCGGCAAGATTATTGCCGAGTACATCTGGGTCGACAGTGAGGGCGGTGTCCGCTCAAAATCAAGG ACTCTTGATGCCAAGGACACCGATTATACTCCCGCTGAGCTTCCCATGTGGAACTTTGACGGTTCCTCCACTGGCCAGGCTCCCGGCGAGAACTCGGATATCTACCTCCAGCCCGTTGCTGTCTTCCCCGACCCGTTCAGGGGTACCCCCAACATTCT TGTTCTTGCCGAGTGCTTGAACAACGATGGCACCCCCAACAAGTACAACCACCGCCACGAGTGCGCCAAGTTGATGGAGGCTCACGCCGAGCACAAGCCGTGGTTCGGTCTTGAGCAGGAGTACACTCTGCTCGACCTCAACGACCGTCCCTATGGCTGGCCCAAGAACGGTTACCCTGCTCCTCAGGGACCCTACTACTGCGGTGTCGGTGCTGGCAAGGTTGTCATGCGTGACATCGTCGAGGCTCACTACAAGTGCTGCTTGTATGCCGGCGTCAAGATCTCTGGCACCAACGCCGAGGTGATGCCCGCTCAGTGGGAGTACCAGGTCGGCCCTTGCGAGGGTATCGAGATGGGTGACCACCTCTGGCTTTctcgcttcctcctccaccgtgtGGCCGAGGAGTTCGGTGCCAAGGTCTCTTTCGACCCCAAGCCCATTCCCGGCGACTGGAACGGTGCCGGTCTTCACAGCAACTTCTCCACCAAGGAGATGCgtgaggagggcggcatGAAGCACATCGAagccgccatcaagaagctcgagagCCGCCACGCCGAGCATATTGCCGTGTACGGCGAGGGTAACGAGAAGCGCCTTACCGGCCGTCACGAGACTGGCTCCATCGACACCTTCTCCTACGGCGTCGCTAACCGCGGCGCCTCTATCCGTATCCCAAGGGAATGCGCGGCCAAGGGTTATGGCTACTTTGAGGATCGCCGTCCCGCTTCCAACGCCGACCCATATCAAATCACCGGTATTATCATGGAGACCTGCTTCGGTGCTGTCTCTGAGTAG
- a CDS encoding hypothetical protein (EggNog:ENOG503PAKI; COG:S) encodes MVSVQPKASDIAGVNQRRWCGQRIPAVNGNHPIEHHPELCPGALEFALEYKYKLDFELLSFPRELTTKYVQSTPGSKVFNTRLIQLVAMALNEIGVLLFDVGIEVHQGTGDRSIETITHWKQDPDDETLPTMFRHPYYLNGDIYPFEVLNLVGYRAEYRILGGVVTFDRKTEEQNLAQPPNVYIVPSRAGTTPRYWQLLDSQQKGLVDFFLKEDDTGEGPFPLICTEENKVRIDERFAVVPRGVYRDVWERLPPSEEHMRHMDRRPRREGDYPRRERVDLTKLLRRFVGIWERIKLAMMGPQTILGRHDC; translated from the exons ATGGTTTCAGTTCAACCAAAGGCGTCTGATATCGCCG GGGTAAACCAGCGGCGATGGTGTGGCCAGCGCATCCCTGCCGTCAATGGCAACCACCCCATTGAACACCACCCTGAACTCTGCCCCGGCGCTCTAGAGTTTGCCCTTGAGTATAAGTACAAGCTTGACTTTGAGCTCCTGTCTTTTCCCCGTGAGTTGACAACCAAGTACGTCCAATCCACGCCTGGTAGCAAGGTTTTCAACACTCGTCTCATTCAGCTCGTTGCTATGGCTTTGAACGAAATAGGGGTACTTCTGTTCGATGTTGGTATCGAAGTTCACCAGGGAACGGGAGATCGTTCCATCGAGACGATTACCCACTGGAAGCAAGACCCGGATGATGAGACGCTTCCTACTATGTTTCGCCACCCTTACTATTTAAATGGTGATATTTACCCCTTTGAGGTTTTAAACCTTGTTGGTTACCGGGCTGAGTACAGGATTTTGGGAGGTGTGGTGACTTTTGATAGAAAGACTGAAGAACAGAATCTTGCTCAGCCGCCGAACGTCTACATTGTTCCTAGCCGGGCGGGGACTACGCCTAGGTACTGGCAGCTGTTGGATAGTCAACAGAAAGGGTTGGTTGATTTTTTCTTGAAGGAGGATGATACTGGGGAGGGTCCGTTTCCGCTGATATGTACGGAGGAGAACAAGGTTAGGATTGATGAGAGGTTTGCGGTTGTGCCGAGGGGGGTGTATAGGGATGTTTGGGAACGGTTGCCGCCGTCGGAAGAGCATATGAGGCATATGGATCGGAGGCctaggagggagggggattaCCCGAGGAGGGAACGGGTGGATTTGACAAAGCTATTGAGGAGATTTGTGGGAATCTGGGAGAGGATAAagttggcgatgatgggtCCTCAAACTATCTTAGGTAGGCATGACTGTTGA